The following are encoded in a window of Methanofastidiosum sp. genomic DNA:
- the gatD gene encoding Glu-tRNA(Gln) amidotransferase subunit GatD translates to MEPQVGDVITLRRGKISYEGIVIPSPKKDSIIIKLSNGYNIGFRKESVEIINVEKKEKPKIFSEVKFQKRKDIPEISLISTGGTIASRVDYETGGVRWLMKPEEIFFMAPELSDIATFRNISSPFQIASESMTFECYRILAKEAAKELNAGSKGVIITHGTDTLHYTSAALSFMLQNLSKPVCLVGAQRSPDRGSFDGSMNLICASYIAGQSDMGEAVIVMHGEMSDTYCNVLRGTKVRKMHSTRRDTFRPINTSPLAKVFMNGKFEKISDYRLRNDDNEVYADIEMEERTAIIKAYPNFNPEILDYYIDKGYKGLVIEASALGHVPTDTINEKFSWVNSIKRAREQGIIVVFATQCLFGRVDPFVYSNGRIMEEMGVIYAEDMLPETAYLKLSWILGHTNDYFEVKRNMLDNMAGEINYRIKGDKNGL, encoded by the coding sequence ATGGAGCCACAAGTTGGAGATGTTATTACATTAAGGAGGGGTAAAATTAGTTACGAAGGAATAGTCATACCTTCTCCTAAAAAAGATTCAATTATTATTAAATTATCTAATGGATATAATATTGGTTTTAGAAAAGAGTCCGTTGAAATAATAAACGTAGAGAAAAAAGAAAAACCAAAAATATTTTCTGAAGTTAAGTTCCAAAAACGTAAGGATATCCCTGAAATATCTTTGATTTCTACAGGAGGGACAATCGCTTCGAGAGTAGATTATGAAACGGGGGGAGTCAGATGGCTTATGAAACCGGAAGAAATATTTTTTATGGCACCTGAACTCTCAGATATAGCAACTTTTAGAAATATCTCATCTCCTTTTCAGATAGCCTCCGAATCAATGACTTTTGAATGCTATAGAATATTGGCCAAAGAAGCAGCGAAAGAATTAAACGCTGGATCAAAAGGAGTTATTATCACTCATGGAACTGATACACTACATTATACTTCCGCTGCATTATCCTTCATGCTCCAAAATCTATCAAAACCAGTTTGTCTAGTAGGTGCACAAAGAAGTCCTGATAGGGGAAGTTTTGATGGTTCTATGAATTTAATATGTGCTTCATATATCGCCGGGCAGTCAGATATGGGTGAAGCTGTTATAGTGATGCACGGAGAAATGAGCGATACCTATTGCAATGTCCTAAGAGGAACAAAAGTCAGAAAAATGCATTCTACAAGAAGGGATACATTTAGGCCCATAAATACATCTCCTTTAGCCAAAGTATTCATGAATGGAAAATTTGAGAAAATATCAGATTATAGATTAAGAAATGACGATAATGAAGTATATGCGGACATAGAGATGGAAGAAAGGACTGCAATTATTAAGGCATATCCAAATTTTAACCCAGAAATCCTTGATTATTATATTGACAAAGGATACAAAGGGTTAGTGATTGAGGCGTCAGCTCTAGGTCATGTTCCAACAGATACAATTAATGAAAAGTTTTCTTGGGTAAATTCAATTAAAAGAGCGAGGGAGCAAGGCATAATAGTTGTTTTTGCAACACAGTGCCTATTTGGTAGGGTAGACCCATTTGTGTACTCCAACGGAAGGATAATGGAAGAGATGGGTGTAATATACGCTGAAGATATGCTACCTGAAACGGCATATCTCAAACTATCTTGGATTTTAGGCCACACAAACGACTACTTTGAGGTAAAAAGAAACATGCTTGATAATATGGCTGGAGAGATAAACTATCGTATAAAGGGGGATAAGAATGGACTATAA
- a CDS encoding Glu/Leu/Phe/Val dehydrogenase, translating into MENIDPFENVLKQLEKVNKVLKLDEGIYEALKRPKRFLEVTVPVTMDNGNVKVFTGYRCQYNDARGPTKGGIRYHWNVSPSEVRALAAWMTWKCAVVDIPYGGGKGGIICNPKEMSDREIERLSRGFIAAIYKFIGPELDVPAPDVYTNPKIMGWMMDEFSKIRQHYSPGVITGKPLSIGGSLGRGDATAKGAWYTIREYVKYLKWDMKKTTTAVQGYGNAGSYIAQFLHDQGSKVIAVSDSQGGIYNEAGLDPYKVLEHKEKTGSVVDFPGAKNITNEELLFLKCDILCPSALENQITAKNADKIQAKMVAELANGPVTPEADEILIKKGVYQLPDFLCNAGGVTVSYFEWVQNLMNYYWSADEVYEKLDKKMTKAFWDVIAAKEKYNIDMRTASYAVAIQRVVDAMKARGFGY; encoded by the coding sequence ATGGAAAACATAGATCCTTTTGAAAATGTATTAAAACAACTTGAAAAAGTAAACAAAGTTCTGAAACTTGATGAAGGAATATACGAGGCACTTAAAAGGCCAAAAAGATTTCTTGAGGTAACCGTGCCAGTTACTATGGACAATGGTAATGTTAAGGTTTTTACTGGTTATAGATGTCAATATAACGATGCCAGAGGTCCAACAAAAGGAGGTATAAGATATCACTGGAATGTATCTCCATCAGAAGTAAGGGCACTTGCCGCTTGGATGACGTGGAAATGCGCAGTCGTCGATATCCCATACGGAGGGGGAAAAGGAGGAATAATTTGTAATCCAAAGGAAATGAGCGATCGAGAAATTGAGAGACTTTCCAGAGGATTTATTGCAGCAATTTACAAATTTATTGGTCCAGAGTTAGATGTTCCAGCTCCTGATGTTTATACCAATCCAAAAATAATGGGATGGATGATGGATGAATTCTCTAAGATAAGGCAACACTACTCTCCAGGAGTTATTACCGGAAAGCCTTTGTCTATAGGGGGTTCACTAGGAAGAGGAGACGCAACTGCAAAAGGTGCATGGTACACAATTAGAGAATATGTAAAGTATTTGAAATGGGATATGAAGAAAACAACAACTGCAGTTCAGGGATATGGAAATGCAGGTTCATACATTGCACAATTCCTACATGACCAAGGTTCAAAAGTCATAGCTGTTTCTGATTCTCAAGGAGGAATTTATAACGAAGCAGGACTTGACCCATATAAGGTCCTTGAGCATAAGGAAAAAACAGGCTCTGTCGTGGACTTCCCTGGTGCAAAAAACATAACTAATGAAGAACTATTATTCCTTAAATGTGATATCCTATGTCCTTCTGCACTTGAAAATCAAATCACTGCTAAAAATGCAGACAAGATCCAAGCAAAAATGGTGGCCGAACTTGCAAACGGGCCAGTTACCCCTGAAGCCGATGAAATACTTATTAAAAAGGGAGTTTACCAGCTACCTGACTTCTTATGCAATGCAGGTGGTGTAACAGTATCTTACTTTGAGTGGGTCCAGAATCTAATGAATTACTACTGGTCTGCAGATGAAGTATACGAAAAACTTGACAAGAAGATGACAAAAGCTTTCTGGGACGTAATCGCGGCTAAGGAAAAATACAACATTGACATGAGAACAGCTTCTTATGCAGTTGCAATCCAAAGAGTAGTCGACGCAATGAAGGCAAGAGGGTTTGGTTACTAA
- a CDS encoding MBL fold metallo-hydrolase, with product MFHFIESIGVDSNCYILESDITALIDTGTYKNYRIYDYVDENDLQIDIIINTHCHYDHIGGNKFFQVPIYAHEKDYLDIKNGSEKTFFWGFSETFEGFKDVNPLKENDEIDLGDYLLKVIHTPGHTSGSMCLLEEDKSYLFSGDTVFKGSVGRYDLPSGSLEDLKESLKKLCDIKVKEVFPGHGESFPGKDLLFNKYMVTLMEEDI from the coding sequence ATGTTTCATTTTATAGAGTCCATTGGTGTTGACTCTAATTGTTACATCCTTGAAAGTGATATAACTGCACTAATTGATACAGGAACATACAAAAACTACAGAATATACGATTATGTAGATGAAAATGATTTACAAATAGATATTATTATTAATACGCATTGTCACTACGACCATATCGGCGGCAATAAATTTTTTCAGGTACCGATATATGCGCATGAAAAAGACTACCTTGACATAAAGAATGGATCAGAGAAAACTTTTTTCTGGGGATTTTCAGAAACTTTTGAAGGATTTAAAGATGTAAATCCCCTCAAAGAAAACGATGAAATTGATCTTGGAGATTACTTGCTTAAAGTAATTCATACACCTGGGCATACATCAGGATCAATGTGCCTACTTGAAGAAGATAAGAGTTACCTCTTTTCAGGTGACACCGTTTTCAAAGGATCAGTTGGCAGATATGACTTGCCATCCGGAAGTCTTGAAGATTTAAAGGAATCTTTAAAAAAGCTATGCGATATTAAAGTTAAAGAAGTTTTTCCAGGACATGGGGAAAGTTTTCCAGGGAAAGATCTTCTATTTAACAAGTATATGGTTACCCTTATGGAAGAGGATATATAA
- the lonB gene encoding ATP-dependent protease LonB translates to MAKKKSSIPESEENNVKVLNEELVDITEEVKKVREQIKSFYDVTTTEEIEVPENLIDQVIGQDHAVEIVKTAAKQRRNVLLIGEPGTGKSMLGLAMAELLPKEDLEDILAYPNPDDPNTPRIRTVPRGKARLIIDEHKAMAKKQEETKRMILFFVIGAIVVIALTQGQLLWGLFLAVIIFFGRQTFRIKNQVMIPKVLVDNSKWDHAPFLDGTGAHAGALLGDVRHDPFQSGGLGTPAHERVEAGMIHKAHKGLLFIDEISTLKIQMQQAILTGMQEKAYPITGQSEMSSGAMVRTEKVPCNFVLVAAGNLETLRDMHPALRSRVRGYGYEVYMENSMPANEENIKKIVRFVAQEVKKDAKIPHFSLDAVAEIVQEARRRSNRKNHLTLRLRELGGMVRAAGDVALSRGDNIVTVEHIVEARKLSRSLEHQIADDYIDRKKAYQIFGSTGAQIGKVNGLAVLGEGSGIITPIEVGVSRSSSKSHGNVIATGKLGEIAKESISIVSSLIKRYSNKDLSSFDITIQFLQAYEGVEGDSASVSVATAVISALEELPIRQDVAMTGSLSVRGDVLPIGGVTAKIEAALESGMKEVIIPDSNKDDVYIEKSKREQIKIVPVKRLEDILSYVLITNKNSDFIKNLTKLKESLGVQA, encoded by the coding sequence ATGGCAAAGAAAAAATCTTCTATTCCGGAATCAGAAGAAAATAATGTTAAGGTATTAAATGAAGAATTAGTAGACATAACTGAAGAAGTTAAAAAAGTTAGAGAACAAATTAAATCATTTTATGATGTTACAACTACAGAAGAAATAGAAGTTCCCGAGAACTTAATTGATCAAGTTATTGGTCAGGACCACGCAGTTGAAATCGTTAAGACCGCAGCAAAACAAAGGAGAAATGTACTATTAATAGGAGAACCTGGAACAGGAAAATCAATGCTTGGATTGGCAATGGCAGAACTTTTGCCAAAAGAGGATCTTGAAGATATCTTGGCATATCCAAATCCTGATGATCCAAACACGCCTAGAATAAGAACTGTTCCAAGGGGCAAGGCTAGGCTCATAATAGATGAGCACAAAGCTATGGCAAAAAAACAGGAAGAAACTAAAAGAATGATACTTTTCTTTGTCATAGGTGCAATCGTTGTAATCGCATTAACTCAAGGACAGTTACTCTGGGGACTTTTCCTCGCAGTTATTATATTCTTTGGAAGGCAGACATTTAGGATTAAAAATCAAGTCATGATTCCAAAGGTATTAGTTGATAATTCTAAGTGGGACCATGCTCCGTTTTTGGATGGAACAGGTGCTCACGCCGGGGCATTACTTGGGGATGTCAGACATGACCCATTCCAGTCGGGAGGGCTTGGTACGCCTGCGCATGAAAGAGTTGAAGCGGGTATGATCCACAAGGCTCACAAAGGATTACTGTTCATAGATGAAATCTCAACATTAAAAATCCAGATGCAACAAGCCATTCTTACAGGTATGCAAGAAAAAGCATATCCCATAACTGGGCAAAGCGAAATGAGTTCTGGTGCAATGGTTAGAACTGAAAAAGTTCCCTGTAACTTTGTTTTAGTTGCTGCCGGAAATCTTGAAACTTTAAGAGACATGCACCCTGCATTACGTTCAAGAGTTAGAGGTTATGGTTATGAAGTTTACATGGAAAATTCAATGCCTGCCAACGAAGAGAACATTAAAAAGATTGTAAGATTTGTTGCACAGGAAGTTAAAAAAGATGCAAAAATACCACATTTCTCCCTTGACGCAGTAGCTGAAATTGTTCAAGAAGCAAGAAGGAGAAGTAACAGAAAGAATCACCTTACCTTGAGATTGAGAGAACTTGGTGGAATGGTAAGGGCAGCTGGCGACGTAGCATTATCTAGAGGAGATAATATTGTTACAGTTGAGCATATTGTTGAAGCAAGAAAACTTTCTAGGTCTCTTGAACATCAAATAGCTGATGACTATATTGATAGGAAAAAAGCTTACCAGATATTTGGATCCACAGGGGCCCAGATAGGAAAAGTTAACGGGCTTGCTGTTTTGGGTGAAGGAAGTGGAATTATTACGCCTATAGAGGTCGGTGTTAGTAGATCCTCCTCAAAATCTCATGGAAATGTAATTGCAACAGGAAAACTCGGAGAAATTGCAAAGGAGTCAATATCTATTGTATCCTCTTTAATAAAGAGATATTCGAACAAGGATTTATCTAGCTTTGATATTACTATCCAGTTCCTTCAAGCATATGAAGGGGTTGAAGGAGATAGTGCTAGTGTATCTGTTGCAACAGCAGTTATCTCTGCACTCGAAGAACTTCCAATAAGACAAGATGTTGCAATGACTGGGTCACTTTCAGTTAGAGGTGATGTTCTTCCAATAGGCGGAGTCACTGCTAAAATAGAGGCTGCCCTAGAGAGTGGAATGAAAGAAGTAATTATCCCTGACTCAAACAAAGATGACGTATACATAGAAAAATCAAAGAGAGAACAGATTAAAATAGTTCCAGTAAAGAGACTAGAAGATATTTTGAGCTATGTACTAATAACAAATAAAAATTCAGATTTTATTAAAAATCTAACAAAATTAAAAGAATCTCTAGGAGTACAAGCGTGA
- the prs gene encoding ribose-phosphate diphosphokinase, with amino-acid sequence MFVTSLSSKQTLQQLKGDFKLIDCHFERFPDGEGYVRFDEKVKNVKEILIVQSLYYPQDEHIMQLFFMIDALKDLNIKINLLIPYMAYARQDKRFKDWESVSGISLAKMIDRFDLESKYTVDIHDLKVTKAMNGENLSAMPLIADYLMDLNLKEPVIISPDKGSVERAKIVADQMDAEFDHLEKTRLSGDTVEIRPKEINTKNRDVAIVDDIISTGGTMAKACEVLKREGTLKVLSGATHLLMISNAEERLKKAGIDGIFGSDSIPSKFSDISIASIIEEMF; translated from the coding sequence ATGTTTGTTACATCGCTCTCATCAAAACAAACTTTACAGCAGTTAAAGGGAGATTTCAAATTAATCGATTGCCATTTTGAAAGATTTCCTGATGGAGAAGGCTATGTCAGATTTGACGAAAAGGTAAAAAATGTTAAAGAGATTCTTATAGTACAATCATTATATTACCCGCAGGACGAGCATATAATGCAACTTTTTTTCATGATTGATGCATTAAAAGACCTAAACATCAAAATTAATCTTCTAATTCCATATATGGCTTATGCAAGACAAGACAAGAGATTTAAAGACTGGGAATCTGTATCAGGTATTTCTCTAGCAAAGATGATAGATAGATTCGATTTAGAATCCAAATATACGGTAGATATACACGATCTTAAAGTCACAAAAGCTATGAACGGAGAAAATTTGTCAGCTATGCCGTTGATCGCAGATTATTTGATGGATCTAAATCTAAAAGAGCCCGTTATTATTTCTCCTGACAAGGGCTCAGTTGAAAGGGCAAAAATAGTTGCAGACCAAATGGACGCAGAGTTTGATCATCTTGAGAAAACAAGGCTTTCCGGGGACACAGTGGAGATAAGACCAAAAGAGATTAATACTAAGAACAGAGACGTAGCAATTGTTGACGATATCATATCAACTGGGGGAACTATGGCAAAGGCATGTGAAGTCCTAAAAAGAGAAGGAACACTAAAAGTACTATCTGGGGCAACACACCTCCTAATGATATCAAATGCTGAGGAAAGACTAAAAAAGGCAGGAATAGACGGAATTTTTGGTTCTGATTCTATACCTTCCAAATTCTCGGACATCTCAATTGCATCTATAATAGAAGAAATGTTTTAG
- a CDS encoding CBS domain-containing protein, which translates to MIDLGEVKKLRKKFGITQKELADKAGVTQAYIAKLENKQIDPKLSTFNKILNALEELRARMKKIEDVMISPVIFVHPKDKVSDAITIMAKYNISQLPVMRNGIPVGSLSEKSLVKKLGLGKICESPDLTVSEIMDESFPVVSKRQSFVEVYTLLKENQAVLIEEMGRVVGIITRADILDKI; encoded by the coding sequence ATGATTGATCTTGGGGAAGTAAAAAAGCTAAGGAAAAAATTTGGGATAACCCAAAAAGAGTTAGCCGACAAAGCAGGAGTTACTCAAGCTTACATAGCTAAACTTGAAAACAAACAAATTGATCCAAAACTTTCTACCTTCAACAAGATCTTAAATGCCTTAGAAGAGCTAAGGGCAAGAATGAAAAAAATAGAGGATGTTATGATTTCGCCAGTAATCTTTGTTCACCCCAAGGATAAAGTTAGTGACGCTATAACAATAATGGCAAAATATAATATATCACAACTACCTGTCATGAGAAATGGAATACCAGTAGGTAGCCTTTCTGAGAAATCACTTGTAAAAAAACTTGGGCTTGGGAAAATATGTGAGAGTCCAGACCTCACAGTATCTGAGATCATGGATGAAAGTTTTCCAGTAGTTTCCAAGAGGCAAAGTTTTGTCGAAGTTTATACCTTGCTAAAAGAAAATCAAGCCGTTCTTATAGAAGAAATGGGAAGGGTCGTAGGGATAATTACCAGGGCAGACATCCTCGATAAAATATAA
- the npdG gene encoding NADPH-dependent F420 reductase: MKKIAIIGGTGGQGSGLALRWARAGHEVFIGSREEKKACTSADSLKTICIDTACSLLEIEKTDVQAVKEKVPEAKISGFDNLEATKKADIVVISVPYSHLIPTIASIKEALTEGKIIVSVVVPLSTAVGGKATTMISPWEGSAAEVIQSLVPENVQVISAFQNVSADRLSDLEKDVDCDIMVCGGSKDARKNIMELAKDIPGARAIDGGPLQNARLIEPITALLIGMNIRYKVREGMGIRFTYLPE; encoded by the coding sequence ATGAAAAAAATTGCTATTATAGGAGGAACTGGCGGACAGGGCTCGGGACTTGCATTGAGGTGGGCAAGAGCTGGACATGAAGTCTTTATTGGATCTAGGGAAGAGAAAAAGGCCTGTACTTCTGCCGATAGTTTAAAAACGATTTGTATTGATACTGCATGCTCTTTGTTAGAAATAGAAAAAACAGATGTCCAAGCTGTAAAGGAAAAAGTTCCTGAAGCGAAGATATCAGGATTTGACAATTTAGAAGCTACAAAGAAAGCAGACATAGTAGTGATAAGCGTTCCTTATTCACACTTAATTCCAACAATTGCTTCTATTAAGGAAGCTTTAACTGAAGGTAAAATAATTGTATCTGTAGTTGTGCCTCTTTCAACTGCTGTGGGCGGAAAAGCAACTACTATGATATCCCCGTGGGAAGGCAGCGCTGCTGAAGTTATCCAGAGTTTAGTTCCAGAAAATGTTCAAGTTATTAGCGCATTTCAGAATGTTAGTGCAGATAGGCTTTCTGACCTTGAAAAAGATGTCGATTGTGATATAATGGTATGTGGAGGCTCAAAAGATGCAAGAAAAAACATAATGGAACTTGCAAAGGATATACCTGGCGCTAGAGCAATTGATGGTGGACCACTACAAAATGCAAGACTTATTGAGCCAATAACTGCATTGTTGATCGGGATGAACATAAGGTACAAAGTCAGAGAAGGAATGGGCATCAGATTTACTTATCTTCCTGAATAA
- a CDS encoding VOC family protein, producing the protein MAILNHIALLVSNLETSKRFYKETLGLEAVFEHPINGEQFEKVTGLNDFDVVFAVLSDKKSKVNIELVEFKNGLMESPSIFNHIAFEVEDVDALHQKFVNNCIETVSEPVTLTHPHPKINGKRFFYFYDPDGNIIEVYNKKEGLYSE; encoded by the coding sequence ATGGCAATTTTAAATCACATAGCCTTACTTGTTTCAAATCTTGAAACATCAAAAAGATTCTATAAAGAAACACTAGGATTAGAGGCAGTCTTTGAACATCCAATTAACGGTGAACAGTTCGAAAAAGTAACGGGTCTAAATGACTTTGACGTTGTATTTGCAGTATTATCTGATAAAAAATCCAAAGTAAATATCGAGCTAGTAGAATTCAAAAATGGCCTCATGGAAAGTCCTTCAATATTTAACCACATAGCTTTTGAAGTTGAGGATGTTGATGCACTTCACCAAAAATTTGTAAATAATTGCATAGAAACAGTTTCAGAGCCAGTAACGCTTACACACCCCCATCCAAAAATAAATGGCAAGAGATTCTTCTATTTTTATGATCCAGATGGCAACATAATAGAAGTATATAATAAAAAAGAAGGATTATACTCAGAATAA
- the rsgA gene encoding ribosome small subunit-dependent GTPase A, whose translation MDLETIGWDSYFEDNFTEFKEEGLIPGRITEVQRKSFMVITELGEVESRVSGKFRFNTLDKSNFPVVGDWVIIKIEINNKGTIHEVLPRKSKFSRKIAGKLTEEQVLLANVDVVLIVSGLDHDFNIQRIERYLTLVSKSGARPVIVLNKSDICNDLDQKLEEVKKIAPNVPIHNLSAELNEGLESIEQYLEKGKTIALLGSSGVGKSTIINKLLGTNRQKVSSVRKSDSHGRHTTTFREMIMLPNGGMIIDNPGMRELQLWSDGDDVSDVFSDIEALSNNCRFSDCTHISEPGCAVKNAIENGDLEARRYEHYLKLKKEIEYLTIKQNEMGRVTEKVRGKDISKKIKLIKKMRPDKY comes from the coding sequence ATTGATCTTGAAACTATCGGCTGGGATTCCTACTTTGAGGATAATTTTACCGAATTTAAAGAAGAAGGATTGATACCTGGCCGTATCACTGAAGTCCAACGTAAAAGCTTCATGGTGATTACAGAACTAGGCGAGGTAGAATCTAGAGTTTCTGGTAAATTTAGATTTAATACACTGGACAAAAGTAATTTCCCCGTAGTTGGAGATTGGGTGATCATAAAGATTGAGATTAATAACAAGGGAACTATTCATGAAGTTCTACCTAGAAAGAGCAAATTCTCTAGAAAAATTGCAGGTAAACTTACAGAAGAACAGGTCTTACTTGCAAATGTTGATGTGGTTTTGATTGTATCAGGACTTGATCATGATTTTAATATCCAGAGGATTGAAAGATACCTTACTTTAGTTTCAAAGAGTGGCGCAAGGCCAGTTATTGTACTAAATAAATCTGATATTTGCAATGACCTCGATCAAAAGTTAGAAGAAGTGAAAAAAATAGCCCCAAATGTTCCAATACATAATTTGAGTGCAGAGTTAAATGAAGGATTGGAGTCAATTGAACAATATCTTGAAAAAGGAAAGACTATAGCTCTTCTCGGATCTTCTGGCGTAGGCAAATCAACTATTATTAATAAACTACTTGGCACAAACCGTCAAAAAGTTAGTTCTGTAAGAAAATCTGATAGCCATGGGAGACATACTACGACTTTTAGAGAGATGATTATGCTTCCAAATGGAGGGATGATTATTGATAATCCTGGGATGAGAGAACTTCAATTATGGTCTGATGGTGACGATGTTAGTGATGTCTTTTCTGATATAGAAGCACTTTCAAATAACTGTAGATTTTCAGATTGTACCCATATTAGTGAACCAGGCTGTGCTGTGAAGAATGCTATTGAAAACGGTGATCTTGAAGCACGTCGGTATGAGCATTATCTTAAACTGAAAAAAGAAATAGAATATCTTACTATAAAACAGAATGAGATGGGCAGGGTTACAGAGAAAGTTAGAGGCAAAGACATTTCTAAAAAAATAAAGCTTATCAAAAAAATGAGGCCTGATAAATACTAG
- a CDS encoding GNAT family N-acetyltransferase: MNIRRAQEKDLPRILELNNIESKWVGKKEISFFQKYWNIPFFSIIEDSDKVVGFLMAMDDCTDYDSVNFLWFKNKFRKYYYIDRVIVDESMRGKGIASMLYKELINNKGPVPLVAEVAIEPQNEGSVKFHDKVGFKEVGTLTSDGKKVRMYYLD, encoded by the coding sequence ATGAATATTAGAAGAGCACAAGAAAAAGACTTACCTAGAATACTAGAATTAAACAATATAGAATCTAAATGGGTGGGTAAAAAGGAAATTAGCTTTTTTCAAAAATACTGGAATATTCCATTCTTCAGTATAATTGAAGATAGCGATAAAGTAGTTGGATTCTTGATGGCTATGGATGACTGCACAGATTATGATAGTGTCAATTTTCTATGGTTTAAAAATAAGTTCAGAAAATACTACTATATCGATAGAGTAATTGTTGATGAGTCTATGAGGGGCAAAGGGATTGCTTCTATGCTATACAAAGAACTGATAAACAATAAAGGGCCAGTACCTCTTGTAGCAGAAGTAGCTATAGAACCTCAAAATGAAGGCTCAGTCAAATTCCATGATAAAGTTGGATTTAAAGAGGTAGGAACTCTAACATCTGACGGTAAAAAGGTCAGAATGTATTACCTTGATTGA
- the icd gene encoding isocitrate dehydrogenase (NADP(+)), with amino-acid sequence MSGDLITIKSGKIDVPDFPIIPFIEGDGIGPDIWKASQKIMDAAIQKAYGSKRKIYWTEVLAGEKAFNKTKSWLPDETVEKIKECIVGIKGPLTTPVGGGIRSINVTLRQVLDLYACIRPVRYYTGLPSPMKHPEYVDMIVYRENTEDVYSGIEWPAGSEEANKVISYLETQFGVKIRKNSSIGIKPISEFGTKRIVKKAFDFAIENNRKSVTVVHKGNIMKYTEGAFKNWAYDLANQDYKGKIIPYTEYKDSGIVLKDAIADNMFQQVLLRPAEYDVLVMPNLNGDYFSDALAAQVGGLGIAPGGNVGDGYAVFEATHGTAPKYAGMDKVNPGSLLLSGVMMLNYLGWKEAATLVEKSFGETIKQKYVTYDFARQMEGATEVKCSEFGERIIKNMDKI; translated from the coding sequence ATGAGTGGAGATTTAATTACAATAAAATCTGGGAAGATTGATGTTCCAGATTTCCCGATTATTCCTTTCATTGAAGGGGATGGGATAGGTCCTGATATATGGAAGGCATCCCAAAAGATTATGGATGCTGCTATTCAAAAAGCATACGGAAGCAAGAGAAAAATATACTGGACTGAAGTATTGGCTGGAGAAAAAGCTTTCAATAAAACAAAAAGTTGGCTTCCGGATGAAACAGTTGAAAAGATTAAAGAGTGCATAGTAGGTATTAAAGGGCCTTTAACAACTCCAGTTGGAGGGGGTATAAGAAGTATTAACGTTACCCTAAGGCAAGTTCTTGACCTTTATGCATGTATACGACCAGTTAGATACTATACTGGACTCCCTTCTCCAATGAAACATCCAGAATACGTTGACATGATTGTTTATAGAGAAAATACCGAAGATGTTTATTCTGGGATAGAATGGCCTGCCGGTTCTGAAGAAGCTAATAAAGTTATTTCTTATCTTGAAACACAGTTTGGAGTAAAAATAAGAAAAAACTCTAGCATTGGTATAAAACCCATTTCAGAGTTTGGAACAAAGAGAATTGTTAAGAAAGCATTTGATTTTGCAATTGAAAATAATAGGAAGTCTGTAACTGTAGTACACAAAGGGAACATAATGAAATACACAGAAGGGGCTTTTAAGAACTGGGCATATGATCTTGCTAACCAGGATTACAAAGGTAAGATTATCCCTTATACTGAGTATAAAGATTCTGGCATCGTTCTAAAAGATGCTATAGCTGACAATATGTTCCAACAAGTTCTTTTAAGACCGGCTGAATACGACGTGCTTGTCATGCCAAACCTAAATGGGGATTACTTCTCTGATGCTCTAGCAGCTCAAGTTGGCGGACTTGGAATTGCACCTGGTGGAAATGTCGGAGATGGATACGCTGTGTTTGAGGCAACTCACGGTACTGCACCAAAATATGCAGGAATGGACAAAGTAAATCCAGGATCATTATTACTTTCTGGCGTCATGATGCTAAACTACCTTGGATGGAAGGAAGCTGCAACTTTAGTTGAAAAGAGCTTTGGCGAAACCATAAAACAAAAATATGTCACATATGACTTCGCTAGACAGATGGAAGGCGCAACTGAAGTAAAATGCTCAGAGTTTGGCGAGAGAATAATTAAGAATATGGATAAGATTTAA